Proteins from a genomic interval of Drosophila kikkawai strain 14028-0561.14 unplaced genomic scaffold, DkikHiC1v2 scaffold_136, whole genome shotgun sequence:
- the LOC121502200 gene encoding uncharacterized protein: MSKTNRDSTESPSDYFYKMLALGKKGNLVVVENEPAATGESRKLEPRYRGPYIVVKVLGNDRYVIEDIPGIQITGRKYSSVYSSDKIKPWCSNVPELDVPDDDEDRIEDDPNAGLAELSRVSRSGSDGEPLDSNGLASRSKLAKSWRTRTTSNASSARTTFSQTY; encoded by the exons atgtcaaaaacgAATAGAGATTCCACCGAGTCACCATCAGATTATTTCTACAAGATGCTCGCTTTGGGTAAAAAGG GTAACCTTGTAGTCGTTGAAAATGAACCAGCTGCTACAGGCGAGTCGCGAAAGCTCGAACCACGCTATCGAGGACCATATATCGTCGTCAAGGTCCTTGGAAACGATCGTTATGTAATCGAAGACATCCCAGGTATTCAGATTACAGGACGTAAATACAGTTCTGTCTATTCCTCGGATAAAATCAAGCCGTGGTGCTCCAACGTCCCTGAGTTGGATGTTCCCGACGATGACGAGGATCGAATCGAGGACGATCCGAATGCAGGATTGGCCGAGCTGTCACGAGTGTCACGATCCGGTTCCGATGGAGAACCATTAGACAGCAACGGTCTGGCATCTCGGAGTAAGTTGGCGAAGAGttggagaacgagaacgacaaGCAACGCCAGCTCCGCGAGAACGACATTTTCGCAAACGTATTAA
- the LOC138929334 gene encoding uncharacterized protein — translation MKDFGPVKTCLGIEFKQNARQQTVFMSQEKYIDAILRKYGMEDCKPAITPIESKSALKRPENPDEEEMKRYPYQSLIGSLMFLAVSTRPDIAFAVNFLSQFNSNYSAEHWKASKRILRYLKGQAFILAGASISWEARKQRTVALSSTESEYLAMSEAVKEALYLKALLNRIGSTCDSIRISTTTRAHNNW, via the exons ATGAAGGATTTTGGACCAGTCAAAACGTGCTTGGGCATCGAGTTCAAACAGAATGCGAGGCAGCAGACAGTCTTCATGAGCCAAGAGAAGTACATCGACGCTATCCTTCGAAAATACGGCATGGAAGACTGCAAGCCGGCTATCACCCCGATCGAGTCCAAATCAGCACTGAAGCGACCAGAGAACCcagacgaggaggagatgaAACGGTATCCTTATCAAAGCTTAATTGGTTCTCTTATGTTTCTTGCAGTTTCTACGCGACCAGATATCGCGTTCGCAGTGAATTTCCTGAGTCAGTTCAACTCCAACTACTCAGCCGAGCACTGGAAGGCGTCGAAGCGTATCCTACGGTACTTAAAGG GGCAAGCGTTCATCCTGGCAGGCGCTTCCATATCCTGGGAGGCGCGTAAGCAGCGTACCGTGGCTTTGTCGAGTACTGAGTCAGAGTACTTGGCGATGTCGGAAGCCGTTAAGGAGGCGCTGTATTTGAAGGCTCTCCTTAACCGGATCGGATCGACTTGTGATTCCATCCGAATTTCAACGACAACCAGAGCGCACAACAACTGGTGA